A part of Phoenix dactylifera cultivar Barhee BC4 chromosome 2, palm_55x_up_171113_PBpolish2nd_filt_p, whole genome shotgun sequence genomic DNA contains:
- the LOC120109901 gene encoding uncharacterized protein LOC120109901 — protein MCKTSGILVECDRCPRAYHKECAGLSSIPESWLCPFCCKMYKREKPRRVQMIKTSKTKLSSCVLCRSTDFLKSGFGPRTVMLCDQCDKEYHIGCLKDNNMCDLKELPNGDWFCSNDCKRINTALKELDLHEPEPLPDLVSDLIKNKCEEKGLHMDANTDLRWKLIQGKSSAAKKSILSRIVSMFHESFKPIKDDATGGDLIKAMVYGRKIGSHDFHGMQCAVLTVNSFVVSAALLRVLGCEAVEMPLAATYKQDQGMGYFRSLFWCILRMLSNLGVKHFVLPAAKDAESYWRNVFGFEKLSREKQLKCAKDLYLTVFEGTSLLYKPIPAPQAFAEGSRRS, from the exons ATGTGTAAAACAAGTGGCATTCTTGTTGAATGTGATCGTTGTCCAAGGGCATACCACAAGG AATGTGCTGGATTGTCAAGCATTCCAGAGTCCTGGCTGTGTCCTTTTTGTTGTAAAATGTATAAGAGAGAAAAGCCTAGGCGAGTTCAGATGATCAAAACTTCAAAGACTAAACTCAGTAGCTGCGTGCTTTGCAG GTCTACAGATTTCTTGAAGTCAGGATTTGGTCCGCGCACTGTGATGCTGTGTGATCAG TGCGACAAGGAATATCACATTGGATGCTTGAAAGACAACAACATGTGTGATTTAAAG GAATTGCCGAATGGTGACTGGTTCTGCAGCAATGATTGTAAAAGGATTAATACTGCTTTAAAAGAGTTAGATCTTCATGAACCAGAACCTCTTCCTGACCTAGTTTCGGATTTGATCAAGAACAAGTGCGAAGAGAAGGGCCTTCACATGGATGCAAACACTGATTTAAGATGGAAACTTATCCAAGGCAAATCTTCTGCTGCTAAAAAATCAATTCTTTCCAGGATAGTCTCCATGTTTCAT GAATCTTTTAAACCAATCAAAGACGATGCAACAGGTGGAGACCTAATCAAGGCCATGGTTTATGG AAGAAAAATCGGAAGTCATGATTTTCATGGAATGCAGTGTGCTGTGCTGACTGTCAA TTCATTTGTTGTATCGGCGGCACTTCTTCGAGTATTGGGCTGCGAAGCAGTTGAAATGCCCTTGGCTGCTACATACAAGCAGGACCAGGGGATG GGCTACTTCCGATCGCTGTTTTGGTGCATTCTGAGAATGCTATCGAATCTGGGAGTCAAGCATTTTGTGCTTCCAGCAGCGAAGGACGCCGAATCCTACTGGAGGAACGTGTTTGGCTTTGAGAAACTATCACGAGAGAAG CAACTGAAGTGCGCCAAGGATCTGTACCTGACGGTCTTTGAGGGCACATCACTGCTATACAAGCCAATTCCAGCACCTCAGGCCTTCGCAGAAGGAAGCAGAAGAAGCTGA